A genomic window from Paucibacter sp. KCTC 42545 includes:
- a CDS encoding VIT1/CCC1 transporter family protein produces MRLPAENHRSARIGWLRAAVLGANDGIVSTASLVLGVAAAGTEPRLILLTSVSGLIAGAMSMAAGEFISVHSQKDTEHADLARERAELAQDPAGEQRELADIYVGRGLSLALADQVAAQLMAHDALAAHGRDELGLSDTTAARPLQAAWASAASFALGAALPIAVVAVTVVAAPAQLSVWVSASSLAFLAGLGALSAQAGGAPIWGGTWRVAFWGAVAMAVTAAAGAIFGAVAGV; encoded by the coding sequence ATGCGTCTTCCCGCTGAAAACCACCGCAGCGCCCGCATCGGCTGGCTGCGCGCCGCCGTGCTGGGCGCCAATGACGGCATCGTGTCCACTGCCAGCCTGGTGCTGGGTGTGGCGGCAGCCGGCACCGAGCCGCGATTGATTTTGCTCACCAGCGTCTCGGGCCTGATCGCCGGTGCCATGTCGATGGCGGCGGGGGAGTTCATCTCGGTGCACTCGCAAAAGGACACCGAGCATGCCGACTTGGCACGTGAGCGTGCCGAGCTGGCCCAAGACCCTGCGGGTGAGCAGCGCGAGTTGGCGGACATCTACGTCGGCCGTGGCCTTAGCTTGGCGCTGGCCGATCAAGTCGCCGCGCAGTTGATGGCGCATGACGCGCTGGCGGCCCATGGGCGGGACGAATTGGGCTTGTCTGACACCACGGCCGCGCGGCCTCTTCAGGCGGCCTGGGCTTCAGCGGCCAGCTTTGCGTTGGGTGCCGCCTTGCCGATTGCCGTTGTCGCCGTGACTGTGGTGGCTGCGCCTGCGCAGCTGAGTGTTTGGGTGTCCGCCTCGTCCCTGGCCTTTTTGGCCGGCCTGGGCGCGCTTTCGGCCCAGGCGGGCGGGGCGCCCATCTGGGGCGGCACTTGGCGGGTCGCGTTCTGGGGCGCGGTGGCGATGGCAGTCACCGCGGCGGCCGGCGCCATATTTGGCGCGGTCGCTGGCGTTTGA
- a CDS encoding SagB/ThcOx family dehydrogenase yields the protein MNSLTKMALGLIGQLKPLPALEGASTLLHLPAPSLSGGMPLIAALASRQSRREFAPEPLAEQQLSDLLWAAAGINRHELGGRTVPSAMNSQEVLLYVAMPQGLFLYEPLPHHLRLIVASDVRRVTGQQDFVDTAPLDLVFVADHSRLGLVPAAQREAYAYVMAGAMAQNVYLYCASEGLATVIRAWFDRDALSQAMGLQADHQLLLSQTVGGMKAESSA from the coding sequence ATGAATAGCTTGACCAAAATGGCCCTCGGCCTGATCGGCCAATTGAAGCCTTTGCCGGCGCTTGAAGGTGCCAGCACCCTGCTGCACTTGCCTGCGCCCTCGCTGAGCGGCGGCATGCCCTTGATCGCTGCGCTGGCCAGCCGGCAGTCGCGGCGCGAGTTCGCGCCCGAGCCTCTGGCCGAACAACAACTCTCCGATCTGCTGTGGGCCGCGGCCGGCATCAACCGGCATGAACTCGGCGGGCGCACCGTGCCCAGCGCGATGAACTCGCAAGAGGTGCTGCTGTATGTGGCGATGCCGCAGGGCCTGTTCCTCTACGAGCCGTTGCCTCACCATTTGCGCCTGATCGTTGCCAGCGATGTGCGCCGCGTCACCGGCCAGCAAGATTTTGTCGACACCGCCCCGCTGGACCTCGTCTTTGTGGCCGACCATTCGCGCCTGGGCCTGGTGCCCGCCGCCCAGCGCGAGGCCTATGCCTACGTCATGGCCGGTGCGATGGCGCAGAACGTGTATCTCTACTGCGCCTCGGAAGGCCTGGCCACGGTGATTCGTGCTTGGTTCGACCGCGACGCGCTGTCGCAAGCCATGGGCCTGCAAGCCGATCACCAACTGCTGCTGTCGCAGACGGTGGGCGGGATGAAGGCAGAGTCCAGCGCCTGA
- a CDS encoding heavy-metal-associated domain-containing protein yields the protein MIAFQVSDMSCSRCAGAITKALKEADHSALVRVDLATFTVEIEPSHATARQLSDAIKRAGYSPVAA from the coding sequence ATGATTGCGTTTCAAGTCAGCGATATGAGTTGTTCGCGTTGTGCCGGCGCCATCACCAAGGCACTCAAAGAGGCCGATCATTCCGCCTTGGTGCGGGTGGATCTGGCCACTTTCACGGTCGAGATCGAGCCCAGCCACGCCACAGCGCGGCAGCTGAGCGATGCGATCAAGCGGGCCGGCTATTCGCCGGTGGCGGCATGA
- a CDS encoding beta/gamma crystallin-related protein codes for MSSKLKLLAAAAGLALATQAGAQITLYEHDSFAGRSFKTQNKVNNLQRYGFNDMASSAVVGNGRWEVCDQQNFGGRCVILRRGNYLNFSSMGLNDRISSARAVSANAQYEDERYAPAPVSSYDSRRRDNERLYEAEVTSVRAVMGHQAQQRCWIEQQEVSQSSNANVPAALVGALIGGVLGHQVGGGRGKDLATVGGVVAGAALGSRMGDDGPSSRTQDVQRCSSDTGQQQGQPEYWDVSYTFQGRQHRMQMSSPPGRTIIVNRQGEPRT; via the coding sequence ATGAGTTCAAAGCTGAAACTACTGGCCGCTGCAGCGGGCCTCGCCTTGGCCACCCAGGCCGGCGCCCAGATCACCCTTTACGAGCATGACAGCTTCGCCGGCCGATCCTTCAAAACGCAGAACAAGGTCAACAATCTGCAGCGCTATGGCTTCAACGACATGGCCTCCTCGGCGGTGGTCGGCAATGGGCGCTGGGAGGTTTGCGATCAGCAGAATTTCGGAGGGCGCTGCGTCATCTTGCGCCGTGGCAACTACCTGAACTTCTCATCCATGGGTCTGAACGACCGCATCTCGTCGGCGCGCGCGGTGTCGGCCAATGCCCAATACGAGGATGAGCGCTATGCCCCCGCGCCGGTGTCCAGCTATGACTCGCGCCGCCGCGATAACGAGCGCCTGTATGAGGCCGAGGTCACCTCGGTGCGCGCCGTGATGGGCCATCAAGCCCAACAGCGCTGCTGGATTGAGCAGCAAGAAGTCTCCCAAAGCAGCAATGCCAATGTGCCGGCCGCCCTGGTGGGCGCCTTGATTGGCGGCGTGCTGGGTCACCAGGTGGGCGGCGGCCGCGGCAAAGACCTGGCGACCGTGGGTGGTGTGGTGGCCGGCGCGGCACTCGGCTCGCGGATGGGGGATGACGGGCCATCAAGCCGAACCCAGGACGTGCAGCGCTGCAGCTCCGACACGGGCCAACAACAAGGCCAGCCTGAGTACTGGGACGTGTCCTACACCTTTCAGGGCCGCCAGCACCGCATGCAAATGAGCTCACCCCCGGGCCGCACCATCATCGTCAACCGGCAAGGCGAACCGCGCACTTGA
- a CDS encoding response regulator, with translation MTPEISAPDPIELARPMARLKTYIVEDSPVIRENLIATLEELGPIEVVGTAEDEASAVQWTRQNAQRFDLAIVDIFLKQGSGIGVLTALSAIPGHHTMVVLSNYATSDMRRKCLALGAARVFDKSNEIDDLLDYCCRLAVGDTGRAGLD, from the coding sequence ATGACACCTGAAATCTCGGCCCCTGACCCCATCGAACTTGCGCGGCCCATGGCCAGGCTCAAGACTTACATCGTCGAGGACAGCCCGGTGATCCGTGAGAATTTGATCGCGACCCTGGAAGAGCTCGGTCCGATCGAAGTGGTCGGTACGGCCGAAGATGAGGCCAGCGCGGTGCAGTGGACCCGCCAGAACGCGCAGCGCTTCGACCTGGCCATCGTCGATATCTTCTTGAAGCAGGGCTCAGGCATCGGTGTGTTGACGGCGCTCAGCGCCATACCCGGCCACCACACCATGGTGGTGCTCAGCAACTACGCCACCAGCGATATGCGGCGTAAGTGCCTGGCCTTGGGTGCGGCGCGGGTGTTCGACAAGTCCAATGAAATCGATGATTTGCTGGACTATTGCTGCCGCTTGGCGGTGGGCGACACCGGCCGCGCTGGCTTGGACTGA
- a CDS encoding response regulator: MIRIAIVDDHAIVRAGLQQFFAEQIDFQVVAEAATGRAAMEIVRQGEVDVILLDISMPDQSGVDTLAAIKARAPDLPVLILSGFPEAHYATTLLRQGASGYLNKDCDPDEIVRAIRTVVRGRKYISAGVAEQLANGLASGGDRPPHESLSERELQVFLRLARGETIGHMADSMSLSVKTVSTYRTRVMEKMSLASNSDLTYYALKNGLIQ; the protein is encoded by the coding sequence ATGATTCGTATTGCCATTGTTGATGACCACGCCATCGTTCGCGCCGGCTTGCAGCAGTTTTTTGCCGAGCAGATCGATTTCCAAGTCGTGGCCGAGGCGGCCACCGGCCGGGCGGCGATGGAGATCGTGCGCCAGGGTGAGGTCGATGTGATCTTGCTGGACATTTCCATGCCCGACCAGAGCGGCGTCGATACCCTGGCCGCCATCAAGGCGCGCGCGCCGGACTTGCCGGTCTTGATTTTGAGTGGCTTCCCCGAGGCCCATTACGCCACCACCTTGCTGCGCCAAGGTGCCAGCGGCTATCTGAACAAGGACTGCGACCCGGATGAGATTGTTCGCGCCATCCGCACCGTGGTGCGCGGGCGCAAATACATCAGCGCCGGTGTGGCCGAGCAATTGGCCAACGGGCTGGCCAGCGGCGGCGACCGCCCACCGCATGAAAGCTTGTCGGAGCGTGAGTTGCAGGTCTTCTTGCGCCTGGCCCGGGGTGAGACGATTGGCCATATGGCCGACAGCATGTCGCTCAGCGTCAAAACAGTCAGCACCTACCGCACCCGGGTGATGGAAAAAATGTCGCTCGCATCCAATAGCGACCTGACCTACTACGCCCTGAAGAACGGCCTGATTCAATAA
- a CDS encoding CHASE3 domain-containing protein: protein MNLFTVARRSPLVVPLACVATVAVIFLSESSYLQATESLEELTVMTKMRATTRMMLVGLLDAETSQRNYLLTADKTYLEPYERGLAASREGMQALNLAYGADPSFVPILADTKQQWEAKIALLEAGVRLTESGQHEQARQLVSSGVGKTLMEAFRADVRKLLALELDRTALEQAALASTLLVNRIGLAALCAACLLALFLYVRKSLILKQQLQDSSRSLQDDRDQLQDEAGISKLMLTELTQHLLTAREDERGRLARNLHDELGALLTSAKLDAARIKSRLNQAPVPAPGVTEALERLAHLVSTLNASIALGRTIIEDLRPSTLSNLGLLPTLEILVRDFAEAQGVQAHCDLHPVALASGTEIVVYRVLQEAITNISKYAQASQLWVEMKQAQGWVTVSVRDDGLGFDADATPRSAYGLLGMRVRVEAEGGRLTVSSQPGQGTLIQLLLPAQDSPA, encoded by the coding sequence ATGAATCTTTTCACTGTCGCAAGGCGCAGTCCGCTGGTCGTGCCCTTGGCCTGTGTGGCGACGGTGGCCGTTATCTTTCTGAGCGAGAGTTCCTATTTGCAGGCCACAGAGAGCCTGGAGGAATTGACCGTCATGACGAAGATGCGAGCGACCACGCGCATGATGTTGGTCGGCTTGCTCGACGCTGAAACCAGCCAGCGCAACTATTTGCTGACCGCTGATAAAACCTATCTGGAACCCTATGAGCGTGGTCTGGCAGCCAGCCGAGAAGGCATGCAGGCGCTGAACCTGGCTTACGGTGCTGACCCCAGCTTTGTCCCGATCTTGGCCGACACCAAGCAGCAATGGGAGGCCAAGATCGCGCTGCTTGAAGCCGGCGTCCGCTTGACCGAGTCCGGCCAGCACGAGCAGGCCCGGCAATTGGTCAGCAGTGGCGTCGGCAAGACCTTGATGGAGGCCTTCCGTGCCGATGTCAGAAAGCTTTTGGCGCTCGAACTTGATCGCACGGCCCTGGAGCAAGCCGCGCTGGCCAGCACCCTGCTGGTCAACCGCATCGGCCTGGCCGCCCTTTGCGCGGCTTGCTTGCTGGCCTTGTTCTTGTATGTGCGCAAGAGCCTGATTCTGAAACAGCAGCTGCAGGACTCCAGCCGCAGCCTGCAAGACGACCGCGATCAGCTGCAAGACGAGGCCGGCATCAGCAAGCTGATGCTGACCGAGCTGACCCAACACTTGCTGACCGCCCGCGAAGATGAGCGCGGCCGCCTGGCGCGCAATCTGCATGATGAGCTGGGCGCCTTGCTGACCTCGGCCAAGCTGGATGCCGCGCGCATCAAGTCGCGCCTGAACCAGGCGCCGGTGCCCGCGCCTGGCGTGACCGAGGCCTTGGAGCGCTTGGCGCATCTGGTCAGCACCCTCAATGCCAGCATCGCCCTGGGGCGCACCATCATCGAGGATTTGCGGCCCTCCACGTTGAGCAATCTCGGCCTGCTGCCGACCCTGGAGATCTTGGTGCGTGACTTTGCCGAGGCCCAGGGCGTGCAAGCGCATTGCGATTTGCATCCGGTGGCACTGGCCAGCGGCACCGAGATCGTGGTTTACCGCGTGCTGCAAGAGGCGATCACCAATATCTCCAAATACGCGCAGGCGAGTCAGCTCTGGGTGGAGATGAAACAGGCGCAGGGCTGGGTGACGGTGTCGGTGCGTGACGATGGCCTGGGCTTCGATGCCGACGCTACGCCGCGTTCGGCCTATGGCTTGCTCGGTATGCGCGTGCGGGTGGAGGCCGAGGGCGGGCGCCTGACGGTGAGCTCGCAGCCGGGCCAGGGCACTTTGATCCAGCTCTTGCTGCCGGCCCAAGACAGCCCGGCATAA
- a CDS encoding DUF1328 domain-containing protein — translation MLHYAVVFFVIALIAAVFGFGGIAASAVGIAKILFVIFAVLAVASFLFGLIGKN, via the coding sequence ATGCTTCATTACGCCGTTGTCTTTTTCGTGATCGCCCTGATTGCCGCCGTGTTTGGCTTCGGCGGCATCGCGGCCAGTGCCGTGGGCATCGCCAAGATCTTGTTCGTGATCTTCGCGGTGCTGGCGGTTGCCAGCTTTTTGTTTGGCTTGATTGGCAAGAACTGA